One Manihot esculenta cultivar AM560-2 chromosome 18, M.esculenta_v8, whole genome shotgun sequence genomic window carries:
- the LOC122722404 gene encoding uncharacterized protein LOC122722404 codes for MPRRAVSSRGRGHSQQLSMNETDEAVQVQEETLEHTPQALGGQTNASSSSSVRTRGPNLGHPIPSNPSDRQLIRLKGNVFLDSTVTRSITNDIKMRYTAPWKTWSEIPLKIKDELFGLFRSRYTWDESEEGMVRIAWEKVGKERLRDILNRVRSELLRKHKKTDVAYLYNLGPDWMEAEIWNELVAYWSTPEWRKKSEAGKANRNIEKDGTITKHSGGSIKLEVHENRLAKKLGRQPTQLELFRATHTKKGSQGVYIDGKSRRVDGAYLSAIAENVNDNCESPSAFDLNKWIEISGSSKGRVYGFGSSDIAKSGTPTTSFSCTSAHPGGPSQTMFSLEEVEQILEQNRIKMKQDMEQMQEQMQEQMRVQIEKQIKDQMKSLKNKNISSPHNTTADSDGSTNS; via the exons atgccTCGAAGAGCAGTATCATCTAGAGGTAGAGGACATAGCCAGCAACTCTCAATGAATGAAACAGATGAGGCAGTACAGGTGCAGGAGGAAACACTGGAGCACACTCCACAAGCATTAGGGGGGCAAACAAACgcatcctcatcatcatcagttCGAACTAGAGGTCCGAACTTGGGACATCCTATTCCATCAAACCCTTCTGATCGACAATTGATTAGATTGAAAGGAAATGT ttttttaGATTCCACAGTTACTAGATCAATCACTAATGACATTAAGATGCGCTACACTGCTCCATGGAAAACTTGGTCAGAAATACCTTTAAAGATAAAAGACGAGCTCTTCGGACTTTTTCGG AGTCGATATACATGGGATGAGAGTGAAGAAGGTATGGTTCGAATTGCTTGGGAAAAGGTAGGTAAGGAAAGATTGCGAGACATTCTTAATAGAGTTAGGAGCGAATTGTTGCGCAAGCACAAGAAGACAGATGTTGCTTATCTATACAATTTAGGACCAGATTGGATGGAGGCAGAGATATGGAATGAACTTGTTGCTTATTGGAGTACACCAGAGTGGAGAAAGAAATCAGAAGCTGGTAAAGCaaatagaaacatagaaaaagatgggactattacgaaacactctggtggttcaataaaattggaggttcatgagaatagattg GCAAAGAAGTTGGGTAGAcaaccaactcaacttgaacTATTTCGTGCAACTCACACAAAAAAGGGGAGTCAAGGTGTTTACATTGATGGAAAATCACGACGAGTTGAT GGAGCTTATTTGAGTGCAATTGCTGAAAATGTGAATGACAATTGTGAGAGTCCGTCTGCTTTTGATTTGAATAAGTGGATTGAAATTTCTGGAAGTAGCAAAGGAagagtttatggttttggatCCTCTGATATTGCAAAATCAGGAACTCCAACTACATCTTTCTCATGCACATCAGCTCATCCTGGAGGACCTTCTCAAACTATGTTTTCTTTAGAGGAGGTTGAACAAATATTAGAgcaaaaccgaatcaaaatgaaacaagacatggagcaaatgcaagagcaaatgcaagagcaaatgcgagtgcagatagaaaaacagataaaagatcagatgaaatcattgaagaacaaaaatatatcttcaccgcataacacaactgcagattcagatggttcaacaaattcatag